In one Nocardia tengchongensis genomic region, the following are encoded:
- a CDS encoding LLM class F420-dependent oxidoreductase yields MRFGLQLGYWGAQPPANTRELIAAAEETGFDAVFTAESWGSDAFTPLAWYGSDTSRVRLGTSVVQMSARTPTATAMAALTIDHLSGGRHILGLGVSGPQVVEGWYGQPFAKPLARTREYVSIVRQVLAREDKVTSAGPHYPLPYAGPGATGFGKPLKSITHPLRSDIPIWLGAEGPKNVAMTAEIADGWLAIYYTPRLADMYNEWLDEGFSRPGARRSREDFEIAATAQVILTDDPKAELDRLRPFMALYIGGMGAEELNFHAEVYRRMGYGEQVDEITRLFRTGRKDEAAAVVPDELILDTTIIGNEAQVREQLKVWEQAGVTMMLVGVRDMEQFEKLRPLIES; encoded by the coding sequence ATGCGCTTTGGCTTGCAACTGGGATATTGGGGCGCGCAGCCGCCCGCCAATACGCGGGAGCTGATCGCGGCCGCGGAGGAGACCGGCTTCGACGCCGTCTTCACCGCCGAGTCGTGGGGCTCGGACGCCTTCACTCCGCTGGCCTGGTACGGCTCCGACACCAGCCGGGTGCGGCTGGGCACCTCGGTCGTGCAGATGTCGGCCCGCACCCCCACCGCGACCGCCATGGCCGCGCTGACCATCGATCACCTCAGCGGCGGCCGGCATATCCTCGGCCTCGGCGTCTCCGGGCCGCAGGTGGTCGAGGGCTGGTACGGCCAGCCCTTCGCCAAGCCGCTCGCCCGCACCCGTGAATACGTCTCGATCGTGCGGCAGGTGCTGGCCCGGGAGGACAAGGTGACCAGCGCGGGCCCGCACTACCCGCTGCCCTACGCCGGTCCCGGCGCCACCGGATTCGGCAAGCCGCTCAAGTCGATCACCCACCCGCTGCGCTCGGACATCCCGATCTGGCTCGGCGCAGAGGGCCCCAAGAACGTCGCGATGACCGCGGAGATCGCGGACGGCTGGCTGGCCATCTACTACACGCCGCGCCTGGCCGACATGTACAACGAATGGCTCGACGAGGGCTTCTCGCGTCCGGGCGCGCGGCGTTCGCGCGAGGACTTCGAGATCGCCGCCACCGCCCAGGTGATCCTCACCGACGATCCCAAGGCCGAACTGGATCGGCTGCGGCCGTTCATGGCGCTCTACATCGGCGGCATGGGCGCGGAGGAACTCAACTTCCACGCCGAGGTGTATCGCCGCATGGGTTACGGCGAGCAGGTCGACGAGATCACCCGACTGTTCCGCACCGGCCGCAAGGACGAGGCGGCCGCGGTGGTGCCCGACGAGCTGATCCTCGACACCACGATCATCGGCAACGAGGCGCAGGTGCGCGAGCAGTTGAAGGTGTGGGAGCAGGCCGGGGTCACCATGATGCTGGTCGGCGTTCGCGATATGGAGCAGTTCGAGAAGCTGCGTCCGCTCATCGAGTCCTGA
- a CDS encoding Zn-ribbon domain-containing OB-fold protein, translated as MTLGNTEVLSAPLRMQFDYTRSTGPTIGRFLTELRAGKVIGVRGSDGRVIVPPAEYDPKTAEPLTEFVDVSDVGTVQTWSWVAEPLPSQPFDRPFAYALIKLDGADTAILHAVDVASPADISTGMRVRARWAAERTGHIHDIVAFEPGDTSNAPAAAADDAEPVTGIVTPVDFSIKHTAAPQEAVFLKGLMEGKLLGARAKLDGKVYFPPRGADPRDGSPTDDFVEVSDKGIVTTFCIVNVPFMGQRLKPPYVAAYVLLDGADIPFLHLVLGVDASEVRMGMRIEAVWKPREEWGLSMANIDHFRPTGEPDADYDSFAHHL; from the coding sequence GTGACTCTGGGGAACACCGAAGTACTGTCCGCACCGCTGCGGATGCAATTCGACTACACCCGCTCCACCGGTCCGACCATCGGGCGCTTCCTCACGGAACTGCGCGCCGGCAAGGTCATCGGGGTGCGGGGTTCCGACGGGCGCGTCATCGTGCCGCCCGCGGAATACGATCCGAAGACCGCGGAACCGCTGACGGAATTCGTCGACGTCTCCGACGTCGGCACCGTGCAGACCTGGTCCTGGGTGGCCGAACCGCTGCCGAGCCAGCCGTTCGACCGGCCCTTCGCCTACGCGCTGATCAAGCTGGACGGCGCCGACACCGCCATCCTGCACGCGGTGGATGTGGCGAGCCCCGCCGACATCTCGACCGGCATGCGCGTGCGCGCCCGCTGGGCCGCCGAGCGCACCGGGCACATCCACGACATCGTGGCCTTCGAACCGGGTGACACCTCCAACGCGCCGGCGGCTGCCGCCGACGACGCAGAGCCTGTCACCGGCATCGTGACCCCGGTCGACTTCTCGATCAAGCACACCGCCGCACCGCAGGAAGCCGTCTTCCTGAAGGGCCTGATGGAGGGCAAGCTGCTCGGCGCGCGCGCCAAGCTCGACGGCAAGGTGTACTTCCCGCCGCGTGGCGCCGACCCGCGCGACGGCTCGCCGACCGACGACTTCGTCGAGGTGTCCGACAAGGGCATCGTGACCACCTTCTGCATCGTGAACGTGCCGTTCATGGGCCAGCGCCTCAAGCCCCCGTACGTCGCCGCATACGTGCTGCTCGACGGCGCGGACATCCCCTTCCTGCACCTGGTGCTCGGCGTCGACGCGAGCGAGGTCCGGATGGGCATGCGAATCGAGGCGGTGTGGAAGCCGCGCGAGGAGTGGGGCCTGTCCATGGCCAATATCGACCACTTCCGGCCGACCGGCGAGCCCGACGCCGACTACGACAGCTTCGCGCACCACCTGTAG
- a CDS encoding thiolase domain-containing protein yields MSNTATDIAVVGFAHAPHVPETFGTTNGVEMLAPCFRELEQKLGVGVADIDFWCSGSSDYLAGRAFSFISAIDSIGAVPPINESHVEMDAAWALYEAWVKLRSGQAKTALVYGFGKSSAGTLRQILGLQTDPYLVAPLGVDSLSMAGLQARAGLDAGRWTEADMAAVAARTTGGDIDKLLAAPKINDPLRAHDIAPITDGAAAIVLAVGDRARELCERPAWLTGMAHYIDSPVLGARDLTVSESAAKAANAVTGGDTSGFDIAELHAQFTHEELILKQAIGLNGDTRINPSGGALSGNPMFAAGLERIGFAAREIINGTANRALAHAASGPALQQNLVATLEARS; encoded by the coding sequence TTGAGTAACACAGCAACTGACATCGCGGTGGTGGGATTCGCCCACGCACCGCACGTGCCGGAGACCTTTGGCACCACCAATGGCGTGGAGATGCTCGCGCCGTGCTTCCGGGAGCTCGAGCAGAAGCTGGGCGTCGGCGTCGCCGATATCGACTTCTGGTGCTCGGGCTCCTCGGATTACCTTGCGGGCCGCGCGTTCTCGTTCATCTCGGCGATCGACTCCATTGGCGCGGTGCCGCCGATCAACGAGTCGCACGTGGAGATGGACGCGGCCTGGGCGCTGTACGAGGCCTGGGTGAAACTCCGCTCCGGACAGGCGAAGACGGCGCTGGTCTACGGTTTCGGCAAGTCGTCGGCCGGCACCCTGCGCCAGATCCTGGGTCTGCAGACCGACCCGTACCTGGTCGCGCCGCTGGGCGTGGACTCGCTGTCCATGGCCGGACTGCAGGCTCGCGCGGGCCTGGACGCGGGCCGCTGGACCGAGGCCGACATGGCCGCCGTCGCCGCCCGCACCACCGGCGGTGACATCGACAAGCTGCTGGCCGCACCGAAGATCAACGATCCGCTGCGCGCCCACGACATCGCGCCCATCACCGACGGCGCCGCCGCCATCGTGCTGGCCGTCGGCGACCGGGCCCGCGAACTGTGCGAGCGTCCGGCCTGGCTGACCGGCATGGCGCACTACATCGACTCCCCCGTGCTGGGCGCCCGCGACCTCACCGTCTCGGAGTCCGCTGCCAAGGCGGCGAACGCCGTAACCGGCGGCGACACAAGCGGTTTCGATATCGCCGAGCTGCACGCGCAGTTCACCCACGAAGAGCTGATCCTGAAGCAGGCCATCGGCCTGAACGGAGACACCCGGATCAACCCGTCCGGCGGCGCGCTGTCGGGCAACCCCATGTTCGCGGCCGGCCTGGAGCGCATCGGCTTCGCCGCCCGCGAAATCATCAATGGCACCGCGAATCGTGCACTGGCGCATGCCGCCAGCGGCCCCGCGTTGCAGCAGAACCTGGTGGCCACCCTGGAGGCACGTTCATGA
- a CDS encoding thiolase domain-containing protein — protein sequence MSYAAAVLGTGQTHHVTKRSDVSMAGMIREAIDRALTDSGLTMADIDAVVIGKAPDFFEGSMMPELFLSDALGATGKPLLRVHTAGSVGGSTAVVAANQVQAGVHRRVLAVAWEKQSESNAMWALSNPVPFTMPVGAGAGGYFAPHVRAYIRRSNAPLHVGAMVAVKDRRNGARNPFAHLHQPDITVESVMASQMLWDPIRFDETCPSSDGACAIVIGDEESAKAVEAQGKKVAWVHGTAMRTEPLAYAGRDQVNPQAGQAAAKALWQQAGITNPLDEIDAAEIYVPFSWFEPMWLENLGFMPEGEGWKLTDAGETAIGGKLPVNPSGGVLSSNPIGASGMIRFAEAAKQVMGRAGDYQVENARKAFGHAYGGGSQYFSMWVVGSEQR from the coding sequence ATGAGCTACGCAGCTGCCGTCCTCGGCACCGGTCAGACCCATCACGTGACCAAACGGTCCGATGTATCGATGGCCGGGATGATCCGCGAGGCCATCGACCGGGCGCTCACGGACTCCGGCCTGACCATGGCCGATATCGATGCCGTCGTCATCGGCAAGGCCCCCGACTTCTTCGAGGGCTCCATGATGCCGGAGCTGTTCCTCTCGGATGCCCTGGGCGCCACCGGAAAACCGCTGCTCCGCGTGCACACCGCCGGTTCCGTCGGCGGCTCCACCGCCGTCGTCGCGGCCAACCAGGTGCAGGCCGGCGTGCATCGCCGGGTGCTGGCCGTCGCGTGGGAGAAGCAGTCCGAGTCCAACGCCATGTGGGCGCTGTCGAACCCGGTGCCGTTCACCATGCCGGTCGGCGCGGGCGCGGGCGGCTACTTCGCCCCGCACGTGCGCGCCTACATCCGCCGCTCCAACGCGCCGCTGCACGTGGGCGCCATGGTCGCGGTGAAGGATCGCCGCAACGGCGCGCGCAACCCGTTCGCGCACCTGCACCAGCCCGATATCACCGTGGAATCGGTGATGGCGTCCCAGATGCTGTGGGACCCCATCCGTTTCGACGAGACCTGCCCGTCCTCGGACGGCGCCTGCGCCATCGTGATCGGTGACGAGGAATCCGCCAAGGCCGTCGAAGCGCAGGGCAAGAAGGTGGCGTGGGTGCACGGCACCGCGATGCGCACCGAGCCGCTGGCCTACGCGGGCCGCGACCAGGTGAACCCGCAGGCCGGTCAGGCCGCGGCGAAGGCGCTGTGGCAGCAGGCCGGGATCACCAACCCGCTCGACGAGATCGACGCCGCCGAAATCTATGTCCCCTTCTCGTGGTTCGAGCCCATGTGGCTGGAGAACCTGGGCTTCATGCCCGAGGGTGAGGGCTGGAAGCTCACCGACGCCGGCGAGACCGCCATCGGCGGAAAGCTGCCGGTCAACCCGTCGGGCGGCGTGCTGTCCTCCAACCCGATCGGCGCGTCCGGCATGATCCGCTTCGCCGAGGCCGCCAAGCAGGTCATGGGCCGCGCGGGCGACTACCAGGTGGAGAACGCGCGCAAGGCCTTCGGCCACGCGTACGGCGGTGGCTCGCAGTACTTCTCGATGTGGGTCGTGGGAAGCGAACAGCGATGA
- a CDS encoding nuclear transport factor 2 family protein has translation MTTTTEHPARVAGAASQAAVRAKDKAAWVALFAADGIVEDPVGPSFFDPDGVGHRGAEAIAAFWDKAIAQTESIEFLFDDSFACGREVAYTGRIRTTMGGHIIDAEGVFTYKVDEDGKILALRAFWETDRAMATLKPR, from the coding sequence ATGACCACCACCACCGAGCACCCCGCGCGGGTGGCGGGCGCGGCTTCGCAGGCCGCGGTCCGCGCCAAGGACAAGGCCGCCTGGGTGGCCTTGTTCGCCGCCGACGGGATCGTGGAGGACCCGGTCGGTCCGTCGTTCTTCGATCCCGATGGCGTGGGACACCGTGGCGCGGAAGCGATCGCGGCGTTCTGGGACAAGGCGATCGCCCAGACCGAGTCGATCGAGTTCCTCTTCGACGACTCGTTCGCGTGCGGGCGTGAGGTGGCCTACACCGGCCGCATCCGCACCACCATGGGCGGGCACATCATCGATGCCGAAGGCGTCTTCACCTACAAGGTGGACGAGGACGGCAAAATCCTTGCCCTGCGCGCGTTCTGGGAAACCGACCGCGCCATGGCAACTCTCAAACCTCGCTGA
- a CDS encoding cytochrome P450, whose amino-acid sequence MVVDTAARPGVPDGFDVTDPEIWAKRVPAEELAELRKTAPIWWNPKSPEVGGFTDDGFWVLSKHADVKTVSRRDDVFSTYENTAIPRFQDDITREQIDLQRFVLLNKDAPEHTKLRKIISKGFTPRVINGLRAELTARAESIVKAAVEGGTGDFVEQVAAELPLQAIAELIGVPQEDRMKLFQWSNDMTSYDDPDSDADPVVASTEILGYSYQMAEARRACPADDIVTQLIEADMDGEALLPEEFGFFVMMLAVAGNETTRNATTHGMIAFMENPDQWELFKKERPKTAADEIIRWATPVSSFQRTALEDVEVGGVEIKKGQRVILSYRSANFDEEVFEDPYTFNILRDPNPHLSFGGTGAHFCIGANLARLEIEIIFNAIADHMPDITKLGDPKRLRSGWLNGIKEFQVDYNGGCPVKH is encoded by the coding sequence CTGGTGGTTGACACTGCGGCCCGGCCCGGAGTGCCGGATGGATTCGACGTCACCGACCCCGAAATCTGGGCGAAGCGGGTGCCGGCCGAGGAGCTCGCCGAACTACGCAAAACCGCACCTATCTGGTGGAACCCCAAGTCGCCCGAGGTCGGTGGGTTCACCGACGACGGCTTCTGGGTGCTGAGCAAGCATGCCGATGTGAAGACCGTCTCGCGCCGCGACGACGTGTTCTCCACCTATGAGAACACTGCCATCCCGCGGTTCCAGGATGACATCACCCGCGAGCAGATCGACCTGCAGCGGTTCGTCCTCCTGAACAAGGACGCCCCGGAGCACACCAAGCTCCGCAAGATCATCTCCAAGGGCTTCACCCCGCGCGTCATCAACGGCCTGCGCGCCGAGTTGACCGCCCGCGCGGAGTCCATCGTGAAGGCCGCCGTCGAGGGTGGCACCGGCGACTTCGTCGAGCAGGTGGCCGCCGAGCTGCCGCTGCAGGCCATCGCCGAACTGATCGGGGTGCCGCAGGAAGACCGCATGAAGCTCTTCCAGTGGTCCAACGACATGACCAGCTACGACGATCCGGACTCCGACGCCGACCCGGTCGTCGCCTCCACCGAGATCCTCGGCTACTCGTACCAGATGGCCGAAGCCCGTCGCGCCTGCCCGGCCGACGACATCGTCACCCAGCTGATCGAAGCCGACATGGACGGCGAGGCGCTGCTGCCGGAGGAATTCGGCTTCTTCGTCATGATGCTGGCGGTCGCGGGCAACGAGACCACCCGCAACGCCACCACCCACGGCATGATCGCCTTCATGGAGAACCCCGACCAGTGGGAGCTCTTCAAGAAGGAGCGGCCCAAGACCGCCGCCGACGAGATCATCCGCTGGGCCACCCCGGTCAGCTCCTTCCAGCGCACCGCGCTGGAGGACGTCGAGGTCGGCGGCGTGGAGATCAAGAAGGGCCAGCGGGTCATCCTGTCCTACCGCTCGGCCAACTTCGATGAAGAGGTGTTCGAGGACCCGTACACCTTCAACATCCTGCGCGACCCGAACCCGCACCTGTCCTTCGGCGGCACCGGCGCGCACTTCTGCATCGGCGCGAACCTGGCTCGACTCGAGATCGAGATCATCTTCAACGCCATCGCCGACCACATGCCCGACATCACCAAGCTGGGCGACCCCAAGCGTCTGCGCTCGGGCTGGCTCAACGGCATCAAGGAATTCCAGGTCGACTACAACGGCGGCTGCCCCGTAAAGCACTGA
- a CDS encoding helix-turn-helix domain-containing protein, whose product MADFAARLNKLFETVHPPGRKPHTNAEVAAALTASGHPISKPYLSQLRSGQRTNPSDETVAALAKFFKVKPDYFFNDIYAAKIDHDLELLSQLQGYGLRRLSSRAFDLSEESQNLLTSMAEKLRASEGLPEIPPDGTE is encoded by the coding sequence ATGGCTGATTTCGCGGCGCGGCTGAACAAGCTGTTCGAAACCGTGCATCCCCCGGGGCGTAAGCCGCACACGAACGCAGAGGTGGCGGCCGCCTTGACGGCATCCGGCCATCCGATCTCGAAACCGTATCTGTCGCAGTTGCGGTCGGGACAGCGCACGAACCCGTCGGATGAGACGGTGGCTGCTCTGGCAAAGTTCTTCAAGGTCAAACCGGACTACTTCTTCAACGACATCTACGCGGCGAAGATCGATCATGATCTCGAGCTGCTGTCCCAGCTGCAGGGCTATGGACTCCGTCGTCTGTCGAGCAGGGCGTTCGACCTGTCCGAAGAATCTCAGAATCTCCTCACGTCTATGGCGGAGAAATTGCGGGCAAGCGAAGGTTTGCCCGAAATTCCTCCGGATGGCACGGAATAA
- a CDS encoding ImmA/IrrE family metallo-endopeptidase: MTESKAHSIGSYRRVAAAVDAVCAVAADFDATDLEEVVLAISAERRRPIEIASATLGPGVCGQRRSYPDRDVIVLAQALPSREHTLAHELGHIVFDHPGEAATEVVLEASDDLIAYMLSQRAHQKTIELGDDEQCEWEAETFASMLMTRLRVFNSRGAGVSVLRFDEALG; this comes from the coding sequence ATGACCGAGAGCAAGGCTCATAGCATCGGGTCCTACCGCCGGGTGGCCGCCGCGGTGGACGCGGTGTGCGCGGTGGCGGCCGACTTCGACGCCACCGACCTCGAGGAAGTGGTGCTCGCCATCTCGGCGGAGCGCCGCCGTCCCATCGAGATCGCCAGCGCCACACTGGGTCCCGGCGTCTGCGGCCAGCGTCGCAGCTACCCGGACCGGGATGTGATCGTGCTGGCGCAGGCGCTGCCCAGTCGCGAGCACACCCTCGCGCACGAGCTCGGGCACATCGTCTTCGACCATCCGGGTGAGGCCGCGACCGAGGTGGTGCTGGAGGCCAGCGACGATCTGATCGCCTACATGCTCAGCCAGCGCGCGCACCAGAAGACCATCGAGCTGGGCGACGACGAGCAGTGCGAGTGGGAGGCCGAGACTTTCGCGAGCATGCTCATGACACGTCTGCGGGTCTTCAACAGCCGGGGCGCGGGCGTCTCGGTCCTTCGATTCGATGAGGCACTCGGATGA
- a CDS encoding nitronate monooxygenase family protein, with protein MTAQRLKTPLTELVGIEHPVVQTGMGWVAGPGLVAATANAGGLGILASATMDLDELEVAIAKTKAKTDKPFGVNIRADLSDAPDRIDMMIRDGVKVASFALAPKKELIAKLKDNGVVVMPSIGAAKHAVKVASWGADAVIVQGGEGGGHTGSVATTLLLPSVLDAVDIPVVAGGGFFDGRGLAAALSYGAAGVAMGTRFLLTQDSSVPDSVKQEYLKRGLQDTVVSLKVDGMPHRVLKTELVEKLEHSGNIRGLYAALVNAAKFKSMTGMKWTTLAKEGLNTRKHKDLTWSQVIMGANTAMYLKAGLVEGNTEAGVLASGQVAGIIEDLPTVQDLMEHIITEAIERIDSLNQYRVTTSA; from the coding sequence ATGACCGCTCAGCGTTTGAAGACGCCGCTGACCGAACTGGTCGGCATCGAGCACCCGGTCGTCCAGACCGGCATGGGCTGGGTCGCCGGACCCGGCCTGGTCGCGGCCACCGCGAACGCGGGCGGCCTCGGCATCCTGGCCTCGGCCACCATGGACCTCGACGAGCTCGAGGTGGCCATCGCCAAGACGAAGGCCAAGACCGACAAGCCGTTCGGCGTGAACATCCGCGCCGACCTGTCGGACGCCCCGGACCGCATCGACATGATGATCCGCGACGGCGTCAAGGTGGCCTCTTTCGCGCTGGCTCCCAAGAAGGAGCTGATCGCGAAGCTGAAGGACAACGGCGTCGTGGTGATGCCGTCCATCGGCGCGGCCAAGCACGCGGTGAAGGTCGCCTCCTGGGGCGCGGACGCGGTGATCGTGCAGGGCGGTGAGGGCGGTGGCCACACCGGTTCCGTCGCCACCACGCTGCTGCTGCCGTCCGTGCTGGACGCCGTCGACATCCCGGTCGTGGCCGGTGGCGGTTTCTTCGACGGCCGCGGCCTGGCCGCCGCGCTGTCCTACGGCGCGGCCGGTGTCGCCATGGGCACCCGATTCCTGCTGACCCAGGACTCCAGCGTGCCGGACTCGGTGAAGCAGGAGTACCTCAAGCGCGGACTGCAGGACACCGTGGTCTCGCTCAAGGTCGACGGCATGCCGCACCGGGTGCTGAAGACCGAGTTGGTCGAGAAGCTCGAGCACTCGGGCAATATCCGTGGCCTGTACGCCGCGCTGGTCAATGCCGCCAAGTTCAAGTCGATGACCGGCATGAAGTGGACGACCCTGGCCAAGGAAGGCCTCAACACCCGCAAGCACAAGGACCTCACCTGGTCCCAGGTCATCATGGGCGCGAACACCGCCATGTACCTGAAGGCCGGCCTGGTCGAGGGCAATACCGAAGCCGGTGTCCTCGCCTCGGGTCAGGTCGCGGGCATCATCGAGGACCTGCCGACCGTGCAGGACCTGATGGAGCACATCATCACCGAGGCCATCGAGCGCATCGACAGCCTCAACCAGTACCGCGTCACCACTTCGGCCTGA
- a CDS encoding CoA-transferase subunit beta: MTDTTVVTRAEICVVASAEIFRGAGEIVASPMSTVTTIGARLARLTFEPDLVLSDGEARLFAEVPPIGGQAPLEGWFPFSKVFDVVQSGRRHVVMGANQIDRFGNQNLSAFGPLQQPTRQMFGVRGAPGNTINHATSYFVPKHNKRVFVDQVDIVSGIGYDKIDPENPAYRFHHLHRVVSNLGVFDFNGPDHTLRALSLHPGVTADEVAENTSFEVAGLAEAGETRLPTEEELTIIRTVLDPKGFREKEVTA; this comes from the coding sequence ATGACCGACACCACCGTGGTTACTCGCGCCGAGATCTGTGTCGTCGCGTCCGCCGAGATCTTCCGGGGCGCAGGCGAGATCGTGGCCTCCCCGATGTCCACCGTCACCACCATCGGCGCGCGGCTGGCGCGGCTCACCTTCGAGCCCGACCTGGTGCTCTCCGACGGTGAGGCGCGACTGTTCGCCGAGGTCCCGCCGATCGGCGGCCAGGCACCCCTCGAGGGCTGGTTCCCGTTCTCGAAGGTCTTCGACGTGGTGCAGTCCGGTCGCCGCCATGTGGTCATGGGCGCCAACCAGATCGACCGCTTCGGCAACCAGAACCTCTCCGCGTTCGGCCCGCTGCAGCAGCCGACCCGCCAGATGTTCGGTGTGCGCGGCGCGCCGGGCAACACCATCAACCACGCCACCAGCTACTTCGTGCCCAAGCACAACAAGCGGGTGTTCGTGGACCAGGTCGACATCGTCTCCGGCATCGGTTACGACAAGATCGATCCGGAGAACCCGGCCTACCGGTTCCACCACCTGCACCGGGTGGTCTCGAACCTGGGCGTGTTCGACTTCAACGGCCCGGACCACACCCTGCGCGCGCTCTCGCTGCACCCCGGTGTGACCGCGGACGAGGTCGCGGAGAACACTTCGTTCGAGGTCGCGGGTCTGGCCGAGGCGGGCGAGACCCGGCTGCCGACCGAGGAAGAGCTCACCATCATCCGGACCGTGCTGGACCCGAAGGGTTTCCGCGAGAAGGAAGTGACAGCATGA
- a CDS encoding CoA transferase subunit A, with protein MRDKRMNLDEVVGELRSGMTIGIGGWGSRRKPMAFVRAILRSDIKDLTVVTYGGPDLGLLCSAGKVRKAYYGFVSLDSAPFYDPWFAKARTGGEITVREMDEGMVKCGLQAAAARLPFLPIRAGLGSAVVDFWEGELKTVQSPYQTDGKTETLIAMPALNLDAAFMHLDLGDKHGNAAYTGIDPYMDDLYALAAEKRYLSVDRLVETEELVKTVPLQSLILNRLMVDGVVEAPGGAHFTFAGGYGRDEKFQRHYVEAAKTPESWAEFKARFLDVSEAEYQAAVKAFAEEQK; from the coding sequence ATGCGCGACAAGCGAATGAACCTCGACGAGGTCGTCGGTGAGCTGCGCAGCGGCATGACCATCGGCATCGGCGGCTGGGGTTCCCGGCGCAAGCCGATGGCGTTCGTCCGGGCCATCCTGCGTTCGGACATCAAGGATCTGACCGTGGTCACCTACGGTGGTCCGGATCTGGGTCTGCTGTGCTCGGCGGGCAAGGTGCGCAAGGCGTACTACGGCTTCGTGTCCCTGGACTCCGCGCCGTTCTACGATCCGTGGTTCGCCAAGGCGCGCACCGGTGGCGAGATCACCGTGCGTGAGATGGACGAAGGCATGGTCAAGTGTGGCCTGCAGGCCGCCGCGGCCCGGCTGCCGTTCCTGCCGATCCGCGCCGGACTGGGTTCTGCCGTGGTCGATTTCTGGGAGGGCGAGCTGAAGACTGTTCAGTCGCCTTATCAGACCGATGGCAAGACCGAGACCCTCATCGCCATGCCTGCGCTGAACCTGGACGCCGCGTTCATGCACCTGGACCTGGGTGACAAGCACGGCAATGCCGCCTACACCGGCATCGACCCGTACATGGACGACCTGTACGCCCTCGCCGCCGAGAAGCGCTACCTGTCGGTCGACCGCCTGGTCGAGACCGAGGAACTGGTGAAAACCGTTCCCCTGCAGTCCCTCATCCTCAACCGCCTGATGGTCGACGGTGTGGTCGAGGCCCCCGGCGGCGCGCACTTCACCTTCGCCGGCGGCTACGGCCGCGACGAGAAGTTCCAGCGCCACTACGTCGAGGCCGCCAAGACCCCCGAGTCGTGGGCCGAGTTCAAGGCCCGTTTCCTGGACGTGTCCGAGGCCGAATACCAGGCCGCCGTCAAGGCTTTCGCCGAGGAGCAGAAGTAA
- a CDS encoding SDR family oxidoreductase: MEVNLSGSVVLVTGGVRGVGAGISRVFLDAGATVVACARRPGDTPVESNGRTIDFLPCDVRDTDSVRGLIETIVEKYGRLDTVVNNAGGAPFALAADASANFHSKIVQLNLLAPLLVSQIANEVMQKQDTGGSIVMISSVSGHRPSPGTAAYGAAKAGVDSLVSSLAVEWAPKVRMNSVICGLVNTESSHLHYGDEDGIASVSRTVPMQRMATPEDIGRTAAFLASPLASYVTGSALLVHGGGEKPAFLEASTADVPAVAGH; the protein is encoded by the coding sequence ATCGAAGTAAACCTGTCCGGCTCGGTCGTCTTGGTCACCGGCGGTGTGCGCGGCGTCGGAGCCGGCATCAGCCGGGTCTTCCTCGACGCGGGCGCGACCGTGGTGGCCTGTGCCCGACGGCCCGGCGACACCCCCGTCGAGAGCAATGGCCGCACCATCGACTTCCTGCCGTGCGACGTGCGCGATACGGATTCGGTGCGCGGGCTCATCGAGACGATCGTCGAGAAGTACGGGCGCCTGGACACCGTGGTGAACAACGCCGGTGGCGCGCCCTTCGCCCTGGCCGCCGACGCCAGCGCCAACTTCCACTCGAAGATCGTGCAGCTGAACCTGCTCGCGCCGCTGCTGGTTTCGCAGATCGCCAACGAGGTCATGCAGAAGCAGGACACCGGCGGCTCGATCGTGATGATCTCCAGCGTCTCCGGGCACCGGCCCTCCCCCGGCACCGCCGCCTACGGCGCGGCGAAAGCCGGTGTGGACAGCCTGGTCTCGTCGCTCGCGGTGGAATGGGCGCCCAAGGTGCGGATGAACTCCGTCATCTGCGGCCTGGTCAACACCGAGTCCTCGCACCTGCACTACGGCGACGAGGACGGCATCGCCTCGGTCAGCCGCACGGTTCCCATGCAGCGCATGGCGACCCCCGAGGACATCGGCCGCACGGCCGCCTTCCTGGCCTCCCCGCTCGCCTCGTATGTGACCGGCAGCGCGCTGCTGGTGCACGGCGGCGGCGAGAAGCCCGCCTTCCTCGAAGCTTCCACCGCAGACGTCCCCGCCGTCGCGGGCCACTAG